Proteins encoded by one window of Nomascus leucogenys isolate Asia chromosome 19, Asia_NLE_v1, whole genome shotgun sequence:
- the RUNDC3A gene encoding RUN domain-containing protein 3A isoform X2, translating to MEASFVQTTMALGLSSKKASSRNVAVERKNLITVCRFSVKTLLEKYTAEPIDDSSEEFVNFAAILEQILSHRFKAGPVSWFSSDGQRGFWDYIRLACSKVPNNCVSSIENMENISTARAKGRAWIRVALMEKRMSEYITTALRDTRTTRRFYDSGAIMLRDEATILTGMLIGLSAIDFSFCLKGEVLDGKTPVVIDYTPYLKFTQSYDYLTDEEERHSAESSTSEDNSPEHPYLPLVTDEDSWYSKWHKMEQKFRIVYAQKGYLEELVRLRESQLKDLEAENRRLQLQLEEAAAQNQREKRELEGVILELQEQLTGLIPSDHAPLAQGSKELTTPLVNQWPSLGTLNGAEGASNSKLYRRHSFMSTEPLSAEASLSSDSQRLGEGTRDEEPWGPIGKDPTPSMLGLCGSLASIPSCKSLASFKSNECLHGLWRKAGWARRQGCPSHREPLGKPAPFFW from the exons GTTCTCTGTGAAAACGCTGCTGGAGAAGTACACAGCGGAGCCCATCGATGACTCATCAGAGGAGTTTGTCAATTTTGCAGCCATTTTAGAGCAGATCCTCAGCCACCGCTTCAAAG CAGGTCCAGTGAGCTGGTTCAGCTCAGATGGGCAGCGGGGCTTCTGGGACTATATCCGGCTGGCCTGCAGCAAAGTGCCCAACAACTGCGTGAGCAGCATCGAGAACATGGAGAACATCAGCACAGCCCGGGCCAAG GGCCGGGCATGGATCCGGGTGGCACTGATGGAGAAGCGCATGTCAGAATACATCACCACGGCTCTGCGTGACACCCGGACCACCAG ACGGTTCTATGACTCTGGAGCCATCATGCTGCGGGACGAAGCCACCATCCTCACTGGAATGCTGATCGGACTGAGCGCCATCGATTTCAG cttctgtcTAAAGGGGGAAGTCCTGGACGGGAAGACCCCTGTGGTCATCGATTACACGCCGTACCTAAAGTTCACGCAGAG CTACGACTACCTGACGGACGAGGAGGAGCGGCACAGCGCCGAGAGCAGCACGAGCGAGGACAACTCGCCCGAGCACCCGTACCTGCCGCTCGTCACCGACGAGGACAGCTGGTACAGCAAGTGGCACAAGATGGAGCAGAAGTTCCGCATCGTCTACGCGCAGAAG GGCTACCTGGAGGAGCTGGTGCGTCTGCGCGAGTCGCAGCTGAAGGACCTGGAGGCGGAGAACCGGcggctgcagctgcagctggaggAGGCGGCGGCGCAGAACCAGCGCGAGAAACGGGAGCTGGAAGGCGTGATCCTGGAGCTGCAGGAGCAGCT gaCAGGTCTGATCCCCAGTGACCACgcccctctggcccagggttCCAAGGAGCTCACTACACCCCTGGTCAACCAATGGCCCTCACTGGGAACGCTTAATGGGGCCGAGGGCGCCAGCAACTCCAAGCTCTACCGGAG ACACAGCTTCATGAGCACGGAGCCGCTGTCAGCTGAAGCCAGTCTGAGCTCGGACTCCCAGCGCCTGGGAGAGGGCACGCGGGACGAGGAGCCCTGGGGTCCCATCG GGAAGGACCCCACGCCCTCCATGCTGGGCCTCTGCGGCTCCCTGGCCTCCATTCCCAGCTGCAAGTCCCTGGCGAGCTTCAAATCCAACGAGTGCCTG CACGGGCTGTGGAGGAAAGCAGGCTGGGCCAGGAGGCAAGGGTGCCCAAGCCACAGGGAGCCCCTGGGGAAGCCTGCTCCATTCTTCTGGTGA
- the RUNDC3A gene encoding RUN domain-containing protein 3A isoform X1 — translation MEASFVQTTMALGLSSKKASSRNVAVERKNLITVCRFSVKTLLEKYTAEPIDDSSEEFVNFAAILEQILSHRFKACAPAGPVSWFSSDGQRGFWDYIRLACSKVPNNCVSSIENMENISTARAKGRAWIRVALMEKRMSEYITTALRDTRTTRRFYDSGAIMLRDEATILTGMLIGLSAIDFSFCLKGEVLDGKTPVVIDYTPYLKFTQSYDYLTDEEERHSAESSTSEDNSPEHPYLPLVTDEDSWYSKWHKMEQKFRIVYAQKGYLEELVRLRESQLKDLEAENRRLQLQLEEAAAQNQREKRELEGVILELQEQLTGLIPSDHAPLAQGSKELTTPLVNQWPSLGTLNGAEGASNSKLYRRHSFMSTEPLSAEASLSSDSQRLGEGTRDEEPWGPIGKDPTPSMLGLCGSLASIPSCKSLASFKSNECLHGLWRKAGWARRQGCPSHREPLGKPAPFFW, via the exons GTTCTCTGTGAAAACGCTGCTGGAGAAGTACACAGCGGAGCCCATCGATGACTCATCAGAGGAGTTTGTCAATTTTGCAGCCATTTTAGAGCAGATCCTCAGCCACCGCTTCAAAG CCTGTGCCCCAGCAGGTCCAGTGAGCTGGTTCAGCTCAGATGGGCAGCGGGGCTTCTGGGACTATATCCGGCTGGCCTGCAGCAAAGTGCCCAACAACTGCGTGAGCAGCATCGAGAACATGGAGAACATCAGCACAGCCCGGGCCAAG GGCCGGGCATGGATCCGGGTGGCACTGATGGAGAAGCGCATGTCAGAATACATCACCACGGCTCTGCGTGACACCCGGACCACCAG ACGGTTCTATGACTCTGGAGCCATCATGCTGCGGGACGAAGCCACCATCCTCACTGGAATGCTGATCGGACTGAGCGCCATCGATTTCAG cttctgtcTAAAGGGGGAAGTCCTGGACGGGAAGACCCCTGTGGTCATCGATTACACGCCGTACCTAAAGTTCACGCAGAG CTACGACTACCTGACGGACGAGGAGGAGCGGCACAGCGCCGAGAGCAGCACGAGCGAGGACAACTCGCCCGAGCACCCGTACCTGCCGCTCGTCACCGACGAGGACAGCTGGTACAGCAAGTGGCACAAGATGGAGCAGAAGTTCCGCATCGTCTACGCGCAGAAG GGCTACCTGGAGGAGCTGGTGCGTCTGCGCGAGTCGCAGCTGAAGGACCTGGAGGCGGAGAACCGGcggctgcagctgcagctggaggAGGCGGCGGCGCAGAACCAGCGCGAGAAACGGGAGCTGGAAGGCGTGATCCTGGAGCTGCAGGAGCAGCT gaCAGGTCTGATCCCCAGTGACCACgcccctctggcccagggttCCAAGGAGCTCACTACACCCCTGGTCAACCAATGGCCCTCACTGGGAACGCTTAATGGGGCCGAGGGCGCCAGCAACTCCAAGCTCTACCGGAG ACACAGCTTCATGAGCACGGAGCCGCTGTCAGCTGAAGCCAGTCTGAGCTCGGACTCCCAGCGCCTGGGAGAGGGCACGCGGGACGAGGAGCCCTGGGGTCCCATCG GGAAGGACCCCACGCCCTCCATGCTGGGCCTCTGCGGCTCCCTGGCCTCCATTCCCAGCTGCAAGTCCCTGGCGAGCTTCAAATCCAACGAGTGCCTG CACGGGCTGTGGAGGAAAGCAGGCTGGGCCAGGAGGCAAGGGTGCCCAAGCCACAGGGAGCCCCTGGGGAAGCCTGCTCCATTCTTCTGGTGA
- the RUNDC3A gene encoding RUN domain-containing protein 3A isoform X3 encodes MEASFVQTTMALGLSSKKASSRNVAVERKNLITVCRFSVKTLLEKYTAEPIDDSSEEFVNFAAILEQILSHRFKGPVSWFSSDGQRGFWDYIRLACSKVPNNCVSSIENMENISTARAKGRAWIRVALMEKRMSEYITTALRDTRTTRRFYDSGAIMLRDEATILTGMLIGLSAIDFSFCLKGEVLDGKTPVVIDYTPYLKFTQSYDYLTDEEERHSAESSTSEDNSPEHPYLPLVTDEDSWYSKWHKMEQKFRIVYAQKGYLEELVRLRESQLKDLEAENRRLQLQLEEAAAQNQREKRELEGVILELQEQLTGLIPSDHAPLAQGSKELTTPLVNQWPSLGTLNGAEGASNSKLYRRHSFMSTEPLSAEASLSSDSQRLGEGTRDEEPWGPIGKDPTPSMLGLCGSLASIPSCKSLASFKSNECLHGLWRKAGWARRQGCPSHREPLGKPAPFFW; translated from the exons GTTCTCTGTGAAAACGCTGCTGGAGAAGTACACAGCGGAGCCCATCGATGACTCATCAGAGGAGTTTGTCAATTTTGCAGCCATTTTAGAGCAGATCCTCAGCCACCGCTTCAAAG GTCCAGTGAGCTGGTTCAGCTCAGATGGGCAGCGGGGCTTCTGGGACTATATCCGGCTGGCCTGCAGCAAAGTGCCCAACAACTGCGTGAGCAGCATCGAGAACATGGAGAACATCAGCACAGCCCGGGCCAAG GGCCGGGCATGGATCCGGGTGGCACTGATGGAGAAGCGCATGTCAGAATACATCACCACGGCTCTGCGTGACACCCGGACCACCAG ACGGTTCTATGACTCTGGAGCCATCATGCTGCGGGACGAAGCCACCATCCTCACTGGAATGCTGATCGGACTGAGCGCCATCGATTTCAG cttctgtcTAAAGGGGGAAGTCCTGGACGGGAAGACCCCTGTGGTCATCGATTACACGCCGTACCTAAAGTTCACGCAGAG CTACGACTACCTGACGGACGAGGAGGAGCGGCACAGCGCCGAGAGCAGCACGAGCGAGGACAACTCGCCCGAGCACCCGTACCTGCCGCTCGTCACCGACGAGGACAGCTGGTACAGCAAGTGGCACAAGATGGAGCAGAAGTTCCGCATCGTCTACGCGCAGAAG GGCTACCTGGAGGAGCTGGTGCGTCTGCGCGAGTCGCAGCTGAAGGACCTGGAGGCGGAGAACCGGcggctgcagctgcagctggaggAGGCGGCGGCGCAGAACCAGCGCGAGAAACGGGAGCTGGAAGGCGTGATCCTGGAGCTGCAGGAGCAGCT gaCAGGTCTGATCCCCAGTGACCACgcccctctggcccagggttCCAAGGAGCTCACTACACCCCTGGTCAACCAATGGCCCTCACTGGGAACGCTTAATGGGGCCGAGGGCGCCAGCAACTCCAAGCTCTACCGGAG ACACAGCTTCATGAGCACGGAGCCGCTGTCAGCTGAAGCCAGTCTGAGCTCGGACTCCCAGCGCCTGGGAGAGGGCACGCGGGACGAGGAGCCCTGGGGTCCCATCG GGAAGGACCCCACGCCCTCCATGCTGGGCCTCTGCGGCTCCCTGGCCTCCATTCCCAGCTGCAAGTCCCTGGCGAGCTTCAAATCCAACGAGTGCCTG CACGGGCTGTGGAGGAAAGCAGGCTGGGCCAGGAGGCAAGGGTGCCCAAGCCACAGGGAGCCCCTGGGGAAGCCTGCTCCATTCTTCTGGTGA
- the RUNDC3A gene encoding RUN domain-containing protein 3A isoform X4: MEASFVQTTMALGLSSKKASSRNVAVERKNLITVCRFSVKTLLEKYTAEPIDDSSEEFVNFAAILEQILSHRFKACAPAGPVSWFSSDGQRGFWDYIRLACSKVPNNCVSSIENMENISTARAKGRAWIRVALMEKRMSEYITTALRDTRTTRRFYDSGAIMLRDEATILTGMLIGLSAIDFSFCLKGEVLDGKTPVVIDYTPYLKFTQSYDYLTDEEERHSAESSTSEDNSPEHPYLPLVTDEDSWYSKWHKMEQKFRIVYAQKGYLEELVRLRESQLKDLEAENRRLQLQLEEAAAQNQREKRELEGVILELQEQLTGLIPSDHAPLAQGSKELTTPLVNQWPSLGTLNGAEGASNSKLYRRHSFMSTEPLSAEASLSSDSQRLGEGTRDEEPWGPIGKDPTPSMLGLCGSLASIPSCKSLASFKSNECLVSDSPEGSPALSPS, from the exons GTTCTCTGTGAAAACGCTGCTGGAGAAGTACACAGCGGAGCCCATCGATGACTCATCAGAGGAGTTTGTCAATTTTGCAGCCATTTTAGAGCAGATCCTCAGCCACCGCTTCAAAG CCTGTGCCCCAGCAGGTCCAGTGAGCTGGTTCAGCTCAGATGGGCAGCGGGGCTTCTGGGACTATATCCGGCTGGCCTGCAGCAAAGTGCCCAACAACTGCGTGAGCAGCATCGAGAACATGGAGAACATCAGCACAGCCCGGGCCAAG GGCCGGGCATGGATCCGGGTGGCACTGATGGAGAAGCGCATGTCAGAATACATCACCACGGCTCTGCGTGACACCCGGACCACCAG ACGGTTCTATGACTCTGGAGCCATCATGCTGCGGGACGAAGCCACCATCCTCACTGGAATGCTGATCGGACTGAGCGCCATCGATTTCAG cttctgtcTAAAGGGGGAAGTCCTGGACGGGAAGACCCCTGTGGTCATCGATTACACGCCGTACCTAAAGTTCACGCAGAG CTACGACTACCTGACGGACGAGGAGGAGCGGCACAGCGCCGAGAGCAGCACGAGCGAGGACAACTCGCCCGAGCACCCGTACCTGCCGCTCGTCACCGACGAGGACAGCTGGTACAGCAAGTGGCACAAGATGGAGCAGAAGTTCCGCATCGTCTACGCGCAGAAG GGCTACCTGGAGGAGCTGGTGCGTCTGCGCGAGTCGCAGCTGAAGGACCTGGAGGCGGAGAACCGGcggctgcagctgcagctggaggAGGCGGCGGCGCAGAACCAGCGCGAGAAACGGGAGCTGGAAGGCGTGATCCTGGAGCTGCAGGAGCAGCT gaCAGGTCTGATCCCCAGTGACCACgcccctctggcccagggttCCAAGGAGCTCACTACACCCCTGGTCAACCAATGGCCCTCACTGGGAACGCTTAATGGGGCCGAGGGCGCCAGCAACTCCAAGCTCTACCGGAG ACACAGCTTCATGAGCACGGAGCCGCTGTCAGCTGAAGCCAGTCTGAGCTCGGACTCCCAGCGCCTGGGAGAGGGCACGCGGGACGAGGAGCCCTGGGGTCCCATCG GGAAGGACCCCACGCCCTCCATGCTGGGCCTCTGCGGCTCCCTGGCCTCCATTCCCAGCTGCAAGTCCCTGGCGAGCTTCAAATCCAACGAGTGCCTGGTGAGCGACAGTCCCGAGGGCAGCCCGGCACTGAGCCCCAGCTGA
- the RUNDC3A gene encoding RUN domain-containing protein 3A isoform X5, with amino-acid sequence MEASFVQTTMALGLSSKKASSRNVAVERKNLITVCRFSVKTLLEKYTAEPIDDSSEEFVNFAAILEQILSHRFKGPVSWFSSDGQRGFWDYIRLACSKVPNNCVSSIENMENISTARAKGRAWIRVALMEKRMSEYITTALRDTRTTRRFYDSGAIMLRDEATILTGMLIGLSAIDFSFCLKGEVLDGKTPVVIDYTPYLKFTQSYDYLTDEEERHSAESSTSEDNSPEHPYLPLVTDEDSWYSKWHKMEQKFRIVYAQKGYLEELVRLRESQLKDLEAENRRLQLQLEEAAAQNQREKRELEGVILELQEQLTGLIPSDHAPLAQGSKELTTPLVNQWPSLGTLNGAEGASNSKLYRRHSFMSTEPLSAEASLSSDSQRLGEGTRDEEPWGPIGKDPTPSMLGLCGSLASIPSCKSLASFKSNECLVSDSPEGSPALSPS; translated from the exons GTTCTCTGTGAAAACGCTGCTGGAGAAGTACACAGCGGAGCCCATCGATGACTCATCAGAGGAGTTTGTCAATTTTGCAGCCATTTTAGAGCAGATCCTCAGCCACCGCTTCAAAG GTCCAGTGAGCTGGTTCAGCTCAGATGGGCAGCGGGGCTTCTGGGACTATATCCGGCTGGCCTGCAGCAAAGTGCCCAACAACTGCGTGAGCAGCATCGAGAACATGGAGAACATCAGCACAGCCCGGGCCAAG GGCCGGGCATGGATCCGGGTGGCACTGATGGAGAAGCGCATGTCAGAATACATCACCACGGCTCTGCGTGACACCCGGACCACCAG ACGGTTCTATGACTCTGGAGCCATCATGCTGCGGGACGAAGCCACCATCCTCACTGGAATGCTGATCGGACTGAGCGCCATCGATTTCAG cttctgtcTAAAGGGGGAAGTCCTGGACGGGAAGACCCCTGTGGTCATCGATTACACGCCGTACCTAAAGTTCACGCAGAG CTACGACTACCTGACGGACGAGGAGGAGCGGCACAGCGCCGAGAGCAGCACGAGCGAGGACAACTCGCCCGAGCACCCGTACCTGCCGCTCGTCACCGACGAGGACAGCTGGTACAGCAAGTGGCACAAGATGGAGCAGAAGTTCCGCATCGTCTACGCGCAGAAG GGCTACCTGGAGGAGCTGGTGCGTCTGCGCGAGTCGCAGCTGAAGGACCTGGAGGCGGAGAACCGGcggctgcagctgcagctggaggAGGCGGCGGCGCAGAACCAGCGCGAGAAACGGGAGCTGGAAGGCGTGATCCTGGAGCTGCAGGAGCAGCT gaCAGGTCTGATCCCCAGTGACCACgcccctctggcccagggttCCAAGGAGCTCACTACACCCCTGGTCAACCAATGGCCCTCACTGGGAACGCTTAATGGGGCCGAGGGCGCCAGCAACTCCAAGCTCTACCGGAG ACACAGCTTCATGAGCACGGAGCCGCTGTCAGCTGAAGCCAGTCTGAGCTCGGACTCCCAGCGCCTGGGAGAGGGCACGCGGGACGAGGAGCCCTGGGGTCCCATCG GGAAGGACCCCACGCCCTCCATGCTGGGCCTCTGCGGCTCCCTGGCCTCCATTCCCAGCTGCAAGTCCCTGGCGAGCTTCAAATCCAACGAGTGCCTGGTGAGCGACAGTCCCGAGGGCAGCCCGGCACTGAGCCCCAGCTGA
- the RUNDC3A gene encoding RUN domain-containing protein 3A isoform X6 produces MEASFVQTTMALGLSSKKASSRNVAVERKNLITVCRFSVKTLLEKYTAEPIDDSSEEFVNFAAILEQILSHRFKACAPAGPVSWFSSDGQRGFWDYIRLACSKVPNNCVSSIENMENISTARAKGRAWIRVALMEKRMSEYITTALRDTRTTRRFYDSGAIMLRDEATILTGMLIGLSAIDFSFCLKGEVLDGKTPVVIDYTPYLKFTQSYDYLTDEEERHSAESSTSEDNSPEHPYLPLVTDEDSWYSKWHKMEQKFRIVYAQKGYLEELVRLRESQLKDLEAENRRLQLQLEEAAAQNQREKRELEGVILELQEQLTGLIPSDHAPLAQGSKELTTPLVNQWPSLGTLNGAEGASNSKLYRRHSFMSTEPLSAEASLSSDSQRLGEGTRDEEPWGPIGSSEPN; encoded by the exons GTTCTCTGTGAAAACGCTGCTGGAGAAGTACACAGCGGAGCCCATCGATGACTCATCAGAGGAGTTTGTCAATTTTGCAGCCATTTTAGAGCAGATCCTCAGCCACCGCTTCAAAG CCTGTGCCCCAGCAGGTCCAGTGAGCTGGTTCAGCTCAGATGGGCAGCGGGGCTTCTGGGACTATATCCGGCTGGCCTGCAGCAAAGTGCCCAACAACTGCGTGAGCAGCATCGAGAACATGGAGAACATCAGCACAGCCCGGGCCAAG GGCCGGGCATGGATCCGGGTGGCACTGATGGAGAAGCGCATGTCAGAATACATCACCACGGCTCTGCGTGACACCCGGACCACCAG ACGGTTCTATGACTCTGGAGCCATCATGCTGCGGGACGAAGCCACCATCCTCACTGGAATGCTGATCGGACTGAGCGCCATCGATTTCAG cttctgtcTAAAGGGGGAAGTCCTGGACGGGAAGACCCCTGTGGTCATCGATTACACGCCGTACCTAAAGTTCACGCAGAG CTACGACTACCTGACGGACGAGGAGGAGCGGCACAGCGCCGAGAGCAGCACGAGCGAGGACAACTCGCCCGAGCACCCGTACCTGCCGCTCGTCACCGACGAGGACAGCTGGTACAGCAAGTGGCACAAGATGGAGCAGAAGTTCCGCATCGTCTACGCGCAGAAG GGCTACCTGGAGGAGCTGGTGCGTCTGCGCGAGTCGCAGCTGAAGGACCTGGAGGCGGAGAACCGGcggctgcagctgcagctggaggAGGCGGCGGCGCAGAACCAGCGCGAGAAACGGGAGCTGGAAGGCGTGATCCTGGAGCTGCAGGAGCAGCT gaCAGGTCTGATCCCCAGTGACCACgcccctctggcccagggttCCAAGGAGCTCACTACACCCCTGGTCAACCAATGGCCCTCACTGGGAACGCTTAATGGGGCCGAGGGCGCCAGCAACTCCAAGCTCTACCGGAG ACACAGCTTCATGAGCACGGAGCCGCTGTCAGCTGAAGCCAGTCTGAGCTCGGACTCCCAGCGCCTGGGAGAGGGCACGCGGGACGAGGAGCCCTGGGGTCCCATCG gaagctcagagccaaATTAG
- the RUNDC3A gene encoding RUN domain-containing protein 3A isoform X7, with translation MEASFVQTTMALGLSSKKASSRNVAVERKNLITVCRFSVKTLLEKYTAEPIDDSSEEFVNFAAILEQILSHRFKGPVSWFSSDGQRGFWDYIRLACSKVPNNCVSSIENMENISTARAKGRAWIRVALMEKRMSEYITTALRDTRTTRRFYDSGAIMLRDEATILTGMLIGLSAIDFSFCLKGEVLDGKTPVVIDYTPYLKFTQSYDYLTDEEERHSAESSTSEDNSPEHPYLPLVTDEDSWYSKWHKMEQKFRIVYAQKGYLEELVRLRESQLKDLEAENRRLQLQLEEAAAQNQREKRELEGVILELQEQLTGLIPSDHAPLAQGSKELTTPLVNQWPSLGTLNGAEGASNSKLYRRHSFMSTEPLSAEASLSSDSQRLGEGTRDEEPWGPIGSSEPN, from the exons GTTCTCTGTGAAAACGCTGCTGGAGAAGTACACAGCGGAGCCCATCGATGACTCATCAGAGGAGTTTGTCAATTTTGCAGCCATTTTAGAGCAGATCCTCAGCCACCGCTTCAAAG GTCCAGTGAGCTGGTTCAGCTCAGATGGGCAGCGGGGCTTCTGGGACTATATCCGGCTGGCCTGCAGCAAAGTGCCCAACAACTGCGTGAGCAGCATCGAGAACATGGAGAACATCAGCACAGCCCGGGCCAAG GGCCGGGCATGGATCCGGGTGGCACTGATGGAGAAGCGCATGTCAGAATACATCACCACGGCTCTGCGTGACACCCGGACCACCAG ACGGTTCTATGACTCTGGAGCCATCATGCTGCGGGACGAAGCCACCATCCTCACTGGAATGCTGATCGGACTGAGCGCCATCGATTTCAG cttctgtcTAAAGGGGGAAGTCCTGGACGGGAAGACCCCTGTGGTCATCGATTACACGCCGTACCTAAAGTTCACGCAGAG CTACGACTACCTGACGGACGAGGAGGAGCGGCACAGCGCCGAGAGCAGCACGAGCGAGGACAACTCGCCCGAGCACCCGTACCTGCCGCTCGTCACCGACGAGGACAGCTGGTACAGCAAGTGGCACAAGATGGAGCAGAAGTTCCGCATCGTCTACGCGCAGAAG GGCTACCTGGAGGAGCTGGTGCGTCTGCGCGAGTCGCAGCTGAAGGACCTGGAGGCGGAGAACCGGcggctgcagctgcagctggaggAGGCGGCGGCGCAGAACCAGCGCGAGAAACGGGAGCTGGAAGGCGTGATCCTGGAGCTGCAGGAGCAGCT gaCAGGTCTGATCCCCAGTGACCACgcccctctggcccagggttCCAAGGAGCTCACTACACCCCTGGTCAACCAATGGCCCTCACTGGGAACGCTTAATGGGGCCGAGGGCGCCAGCAACTCCAAGCTCTACCGGAG ACACAGCTTCATGAGCACGGAGCCGCTGTCAGCTGAAGCCAGTCTGAGCTCGGACTCCCAGCGCCTGGGAGAGGGCACGCGGGACGAGGAGCCCTGGGGTCCCATCG gaagctcagagccaaATTAG